The Mesorhizobium sp. CAU 1732 genome includes a region encoding these proteins:
- a CDS encoding response regulator: protein MTGPRILVVDDEPQIQRFLRPALTAAGYEVIEAADGATALKLLATAAPDLVILDLGLPDMDGKEVVRNLRGWSPVPVIVLSARDRETEKIEALDLGADDYIEKPFGIGELTARIRTALRHRTTSEGGETRISVDGLAIDVVKRRITRDGVPVHLTPKEYDLVLLLAKYADRVVTHRTLLTNVWGPAHADDLHYLRVFIGQVRSKIERDPTDPRIIRTEPGVGYRFATQ from the coding sequence ATGACCGGCCCGCGCATCCTCGTCGTTGACGACGAGCCGCAGATCCAGCGGTTTTTGCGGCCCGCCCTGACGGCGGCGGGATATGAGGTCATCGAAGCGGCCGACGGCGCGACCGCGTTGAAGCTGCTTGCGACCGCCGCTCCGGATCTGGTGATCCTCGACCTCGGCCTGCCCGACATGGACGGGAAGGAGGTTGTCCGCAATCTGCGCGGCTGGAGTCCTGTGCCGGTGATCGTCCTCTCCGCGCGTGACCGCGAGACCGAGAAGATCGAGGCGCTGGATCTTGGCGCTGACGACTATATCGAGAAGCCCTTCGGTATCGGCGAGTTGACCGCGCGGATTCGCACCGCCCTTCGGCACCGGACGACCAGTGAAGGCGGCGAGACGCGGATTTCGGTCGACGGCCTCGCGATCGACGTGGTGAAACGGCGGATCACCCGGGACGGGGTGCCGGTCCACTTGACGCCGAAAGAATATGATCTGGTGCTGCTGCTGGCCAAGTATGCCGACCGAGTCGTCACCCACCGCACGCTGCTGACGAATGTTTGGGGACCGGCCCACGCCGACGACCTGCACTATCTGCGGGTCTTCATCGGGCAGGTGAGGTCGAAGATCGAACGCGACCCCACCGATCCCAGGATTATCCGTACGGAACCTGGCGTCGGCTACCGCTTTGCGACCCAGTGA
- a CDS encoding sigma-70 family RNA polymerase sigma factor, with product MNPRTSRFDVLSQIGALRRYARSLTRDASDAEDLVHDALVRAYEKRATFRAGGNIRAWLLSILHNTFVDGVRSRRSEAVRVAESGRLAESALPASQDHSVRLSQVRNAFLGLPEEQRAGLHLVAIEGLSYQEAANTLGIPLGTLMSRIGRARAALREMEDGMPAKGSHLRIVGGPE from the coding sequence ATGAACCCCCGGACATCCCGTTTCGACGTGCTCAGCCAGATTGGCGCGCTGCGGCGCTATGCGCGGTCGCTGACGCGTGATGCGTCGGATGCGGAGGATCTCGTGCATGATGCGCTCGTGCGCGCGTATGAGAAGCGTGCGACTTTCCGCGCTGGCGGCAACATACGCGCTTGGCTCCTGTCGATCCTGCACAACACGTTCGTCGACGGTGTCCGCAGCCGCAGGTCGGAGGCCGTTCGAGTCGCCGAGAGCGGCCGTCTTGCCGAAAGCGCCTTACCGGCGTCCCAGGACCATTCGGTTCGCCTGTCACAGGTACGCAACGCTTTCCTCGGACTTCCCGAGGAGCAGCGCGCCGGGCTCCACCTCGTGGCGATCGAAGGCCTGTCCTACCAAGAGGCAGCGAACACGCTCGGCATCCCGCTCGGCACCCTAATGTCGCGAATCGGGCGCGCCCGCGCCGCCTTGCGCGAGATGGAAGACGGCATGCCAGCGAAGGGCAGCCATCTCAGGATTGTGGGAGGTCCGGAATGA
- a CDS encoding anti-sigma factor, giving the protein MNAITDPITDADLDSYVDDQLHVARRIEVESYLAARPVTAARVMADLRNRDELRLALAGTAAAFRPSIADAARRLERGLSRGRVIGLLQRAAAVAVFVSAGWLANEAVGPLGISEVVASAPPPPYVEDAMRAHGTSVLRASMVSQPEVSDYDPEEIRSATAIVMPALPGDWTVRDVQIYPSRFGPSVEMAIETRDMGLLSLFAVRPGMFDVVQPTLAPASGVSSVYFQIGDVAYALVTTGDVEELDRMADRLAATLY; this is encoded by the coding sequence ATGAACGCAATCACCGATCCCATCACCGATGCCGATCTGGACAGCTATGTGGATGACCAGCTCCACGTCGCCCGCCGCATCGAAGTGGAGTCCTATCTGGCCGCTCGGCCGGTGACAGCCGCGCGCGTCATGGCAGATCTGCGCAACCGCGACGAGCTTCGGCTGGCGCTTGCAGGTACCGCCGCCGCGTTCCGACCCTCGATCGCTGACGCAGCCCGCCGGTTGGAGCGTGGCTTGTCGCGGGGGCGGGTGATCGGCTTGCTTCAGCGCGCCGCGGCTGTCGCCGTGTTCGTCTCGGCCGGCTGGCTGGCCAACGAGGCGGTCGGACCGCTCGGCATCAGCGAAGTCGTCGCATCGGCTCCTCCGCCGCCTTACGTCGAGGACGCGATGCGCGCCCATGGTACCAGCGTCCTGCGCGCGTCGATGGTATCACAGCCCGAGGTCAGCGACTACGATCCGGAGGAGATCCGCTCCGCGACCGCCATCGTCATGCCCGCTTTGCCCGGCGACTGGACGGTTAGGGACGTACAGATCTATCCGTCGCGCTTTGGACCGAGCGTCGAGATGGCGATCGAGACACGCGACATGGGGCTGTTGTCGCTCTTCGCGGTTAGGCCAGGAATGTTCGACGTGGTGCAGCCAACGCTTGCACCGGCCAGCGGCGTTTCGTCCGTCTACTTCCAGATAGGCGACGTCGCCTACGCGCTCGTCACGACCGGCGATGTCGAGGAACTCGACCGCATGGCCGACCGGCTCGCCGCAACCCTTTACTGA
- a CDS encoding Bax inhibitor-1/YccA family protein, producing the protein MNTPSYGYRAGFGQQSAALFDEGLRQHMLRVYNYMALGLVMTGVVAFTVASVPALYVPIFSTPLKWVVMLAPLAFVLLFSFRIQSMSASGAQAMFWAFCAVMGLSLASVFLVFTGTSIARTFFIAATMFAATSLYGYTTKSDLTKFSSFLIMGLIGVVIASVVNLFIGSTALQFAISVIGILVFLGLTAWDTQTIKEQYAENIDQESRQKMAVWGAFSLYLNFINIFQLLLNFTGERE; encoded by the coding sequence ATGAACACCCCCAGCTATGGATATCGCGCGGGCTTCGGCCAGCAGAGCGCAGCACTTTTCGACGAAGGCCTGCGCCAGCACATGCTGCGCGTCTACAACTACATGGCGCTCGGCCTGGTGATGACGGGTGTCGTCGCGTTCACGGTCGCGTCCGTACCCGCACTCTACGTGCCGATCTTCTCGACCCCGCTGAAATGGGTCGTGATGCTCGCGCCGCTTGCCTTCGTCCTGTTGTTCTCGTTCCGCATCCAGTCGATGTCGGCGTCAGGCGCACAAGCGATGTTCTGGGCCTTCTGCGCGGTGATGGGCCTGTCGCTCGCCTCGGTGTTCCTGGTCTTCACCGGCACGTCGATCGCCCGGACATTCTTCATCGCCGCGACCATGTTCGCCGCGACCAGCCTTTACGGCTACACGACGAAAAGCGACCTGACGAAGTTTTCGTCCTTCCTGATCATGGGCCTGATCGGTGTCGTGATCGCCAGCGTGGTGAATTTATTCATTGGCTCGACCGCGTTGCAGTTCGCGATCTCGGTGATCGGCATCCTGGTCTTCCTCGGCCTGACCGCCTGGGACACGCAGACGATCAAGGAGCAGTATGCCGAGAATATCGACCAGGAATCCCGGCAAAAGATGGCCGTGTGGGGAGCGTTTTCGCTCTACCTGAATTTCATCAATATCTTCCAGCTGCTGCTCAATTTCACAGGCGAGCGCGAGTAG
- a CDS encoding DUF2076 family protein, producing the protein MDRNDSQAIEQLFGKLAAVEQQSAPRDAEAETFIRERVARQPGAPYYMAQTIVVQEQALEAAQARIEQLEAQTAEAPRQSGGLFGGLFGDSRPPARSGSVPRVGRPGGAAPQQPVPAGAQAQRGGGGFLAGAAQTAMGVAGGLLLGNAIAGMLGGGGEAQAADAGADDPQVEDAGFDGGGVDFGDMDF; encoded by the coding sequence ATGGACAGGAACGACAGTCAGGCAATCGAGCAGCTTTTCGGCAAGCTCGCCGCCGTCGAGCAGCAGTCGGCACCGCGTGACGCGGAAGCCGAGACCTTCATCCGCGAGCGCGTCGCACGGCAACCGGGCGCGCCCTATTACATGGCGCAGACGATCGTCGTTCAGGAGCAGGCGCTGGAAGCGGCCCAAGCCCGCATCGAACAGCTTGAAGCGCAGACCGCGGAGGCTCCCCGCCAATCGGGAGGCCTGTTCGGCGGGCTCTTCGGCGACAGCCGGCCGCCCGCGCGCTCGGGCTCGGTTCCGCGCGTCGGACGGCCGGGCGGAGCCGCGCCACAGCAGCCGGTCCCTGCGGGCGCCCAGGCGCAGCGCGGCGGTGGCGGCTTTCTGGCGGGTGCCGCCCAGACAGCGATGGGCGTCGCCGGCGGCCTTCTGCTCGGCAATGCCATTGCCGGCATGCTGGGCGGTGGGGGCGAGGCGCAGGCTGCCGATGCCGGCGCGGATGATCCGCAGGTCGAGGATGCAGGGTTCGACGGTGGCGGCGTCGATTTCGGCGATATGGACTTCTGA
- a CDS encoding TerC family protein has translation MLFEWMADPAAWAGLATLIVLEIVLGIDNLVFIAILADKLPPHQREKARLIGLSLALIMRLGLLASIAWIVTLTAPLFTLFSFDFSGRDLILIFGGVFLLFKGTMELHERLEGSMAKKEGKVAHAVFWQVIVQIVVLDAVFSLDSVITAVGMVEHLSVMMIAVIIAIGVMMVSSKPLMAFVSKHPTVVILCLGFLMMIGFSLIIEGFGFHIPKGYLYAAIGFSVLIEAFNQVARRNKEKLVTTGDLRDRTADAVLRLLGGKRGDIELGETADAIAERAEEQALFAPEEKEMIQGVLALANRPAVSIMTPRTEIDWLDLDDDHEVLKAKILDLGNSRFLLARGSLDQFVGVALAKDLLRDLLQEGRINLDTSLRQPLVVHESVSVLRLMEQLRKSPVQMAVVVDEYGSLEGIATPTDILEAIAGDFPDEDEEALVALQSEDGSWLVDGWIDIRKASNLLDADLVDETNRYSTLAGYILWRLGHLPQAGEKVAAGSLEFEVVSMNERNIDKVRVRSLAEAG, from the coding sequence ATGCTCTTTGAATGGATGGCCGACCCGGCCGCGTGGGCGGGGCTTGCGACCCTGATCGTACTCGAGATTGTTCTCGGCATCGACAATTTGGTCTTCATCGCGATCCTGGCCGACAAGCTGCCGCCGCATCAGCGCGAGAAGGCCCGTCTCATCGGCCTGTCGCTCGCGCTCATCATGCGCCTTGGCCTGCTGGCGTCGATCGCGTGGATCGTGACGCTCACCGCGCCGCTCTTCACACTGTTCTCCTTCGACTTCTCTGGACGCGATCTGATCCTGATTTTCGGCGGCGTGTTCCTCCTGTTCAAGGGAACCATGGAACTGCACGAGCGGCTCGAAGGGTCGATGGCCAAGAAGGAGGGCAAGGTCGCGCATGCGGTGTTCTGGCAGGTCATCGTCCAGATCGTCGTGCTCGACGCGGTGTTCTCGCTCGACAGCGTCATTACGGCCGTCGGCATGGTGGAGCATCTCTCGGTCATGATGATCGCGGTGATCATCGCGATCGGCGTGATGATGGTTTCGTCGAAGCCGCTGATGGCCTTCGTTTCGAAACACCCGACGGTGGTCATCCTGTGTCTCGGCTTCCTGATGATGATCGGCTTCTCGCTGATCATCGAGGGCTTCGGCTTCCACATCCCCAAGGGCTACCTCTACGCGGCGATCGGCTTCTCGGTGCTGATCGAGGCGTTCAACCAGGTCGCGCGACGCAACAAGGAAAAGCTGGTCACCACAGGCGATCTGCGCGACCGCACCGCCGATGCGGTCCTGCGGCTGCTGGGCGGCAAGCGCGGTGACATCGAGCTTGGCGAGACGGCGGACGCCATCGCGGAACGCGCGGAGGAGCAGGCGCTTTTCGCACCGGAGGAAAAGGAGATGATCCAGGGTGTTCTCGCTTTGGCGAACCGCCCCGCAGTCTCGATCATGACGCCGCGAACCGAGATCGACTGGCTCGATCTGGACGACGACCACGAGGTTCTGAAAGCCAAGATCCTCGATCTCGGCAATTCGCGCTTCTTGCTGGCCCGCGGCAGTCTCGATCAGTTCGTCGGTGTGGCTTTGGCCAAGGACCTTTTGCGGGACCTGCTTCAGGAAGGGCGCATCAATCTGGACACGTCGCTGCGTCAGCCGCTGGTGGTGCATGAGAGCGTCAGCGTCCTGCGCCTGATGGAGCAGTTGCGCAAATCGCCCGTGCAGATGGCGGTCGTCGTGGACGAATACGGCTCGCTGGAAGGCATTGCGACACCCACCGACATTCTGGAAGCCATCGCCGGCGATTTCCCCGACGAGGACGAGGAAGCGCTTGTGGCCCTTCAGTCCGAAGACGGGTCGTGGCTGGTCGATGGCTGGATCGACATTCGCAAGGCATCGAACCTTCTGGATGCCGATCTGGTCGATGAAACGAACCGCTATTCGACGCTGGCAGGTTACATTCTGTGGCGGCTCGGCCATTTGCCTCAGGCAGGCGAGAAGGTCGCCGCCGGAAGCCTGGAGTTCGAAGTGGTATCGATGAACGAGCGCAATATCGACAAGGTCAGGGTCCGCAGTTTGGCGGAGGCTGGATGA
- a CDS encoding adenine deaminase C-terminal domain-containing protein: protein MTHHPSADLNNRLLRDRAVRAARGQEPFDLLITGGHVADVATGVLRRADVGVVGPLIGSVHESGTRADASRRIDATGKVVAPGLIDTHLHIESSMITPRRYAETVVPQGTTTICWDPHEVGNVLGLDGVRWAIEASRDLPLRILVLAPSSVPSAPGIERSGAEFDAAEMREMLSWPGIFGVAEIMDMRGVIERSARMTGIVEEGLASGKLVCGHARDLAGADLQAFAAAGIESDHEIESGEDLLAKLQAGFTVELRGSHDHILPAAVETLLSLPHVPQTLTICTDDVFPDDLVEVGGMIDVLRRLIRYGLPPLEAVRAATLNAAQRIARRDLGLVAPGRRADIVIFDDFDTLTIGDVIASGSHVAAKGRMVVDIRPDSRAAPTDTVHIDRLTPQDFELRIQGDASGKARFRTVHTPRFTEWGEAELTIENGIAGLADDGLLMAVIHRHGKAPSTPGLGLLQNWGHWRGAIATTVSHDSHNLVVYGRDREAMALAANRLIETGGGVAVALDGQVTASMALPVCGLLSEKPAPEVADELRLVRRATEQAADWQPPRRAFKSIFGASLACNPGPHVTDMGVTDGSTGETFGNGWIQPD from the coding sequence ATGACCCACCATCCGTCCGCGGACCTCAATAACAGGCTGCTGCGTGATCGCGCGGTCCGCGCAGCGCGTGGCCAGGAGCCGTTCGATCTTCTCATCACCGGCGGGCATGTCGCAGATGTGGCGACTGGCGTGTTGCGCCGTGCGGATGTCGGCGTGGTCGGGCCATTGATCGGCAGCGTCCATGAGAGCGGGACGCGCGCTGACGCGTCGCGTCGTATCGATGCGACCGGAAAAGTGGTCGCGCCCGGTTTGATCGATACGCACCTGCACATCGAAAGCTCGATGATCACACCCCGCCGCTATGCCGAAACAGTTGTTCCGCAAGGCACGACGACGATCTGCTGGGATCCCCACGAGGTCGGCAACGTGCTGGGGCTCGACGGCGTGCGCTGGGCGATCGAAGCCAGCCGCGATCTGCCGCTGCGCATTCTCGTCCTGGCGCCGTCCAGCGTGCCGTCCGCGCCGGGTATCGAGCGGTCCGGTGCTGAGTTCGATGCAGCCGAGATGCGCGAGATGCTTTCATGGCCGGGAATTTTCGGCGTCGCTGAGATCATGGACATGCGCGGCGTCATTGAGCGCAGCGCCCGCATGACCGGTATCGTGGAGGAAGGCCTTGCGAGCGGCAAGCTCGTGTGTGGCCATGCCCGCGACCTTGCAGGCGCAGATCTTCAGGCATTCGCCGCGGCGGGCATCGAATCCGATCATGAGATCGAATCCGGCGAAGACCTGCTTGCAAAGCTCCAGGCTGGGTTCACCGTAGAACTTCGAGGCTCGCACGACCACATCCTGCCCGCGGCGGTAGAGACGCTGCTGTCTCTGCCGCACGTTCCACAGACGCTGACGATCTGCACCGACGACGTGTTCCCAGATGATCTCGTCGAGGTTGGCGGCATGATCGACGTCTTGCGGCGCCTGATACGCTATGGTTTGCCGCCGCTCGAGGCCGTCCGGGCCGCGACACTGAACGCGGCCCAGCGCATCGCGCGGCGTGATCTTGGGCTGGTCGCTCCGGGCAGGCGCGCCGACATCGTCATTTTCGATGATTTCGACACGCTCACCATCGGTGACGTTATTGCGTCGGGCTCCCATGTCGCGGCGAAGGGCCGGATGGTCGTGGACATCAGGCCGGACAGCCGTGCAGCGCCGACGGACACGGTTCATATCGACAGGTTGACGCCGCAGGACTTCGAATTACGCATACAAGGCGACGCGTCCGGCAAGGCCCGCTTCCGAACGGTCCATACGCCGCGCTTCACTGAGTGGGGCGAAGCCGAACTCACCATCGAGAACGGTATTGCGGGTCTGGCCGACGATGGGCTGCTGATGGCCGTCATTCACCGCCATGGCAAGGCACCATCCACGCCTGGACTGGGCCTTCTTCAAAACTGGGGTCACTGGAGGGGCGCGATCGCCACGACGGTCTCCCATGACAGCCACAATCTTGTCGTCTATGGCCGCGATCGGGAGGCGATGGCCCTAGCGGCGAACCGGCTGATCGAAACCGGCGGCGGCGTTGCCGTGGCGCTGGACGGTCAGGTGACGGCCTCCATGGCCTTGCCTGTGTGCGGCCTGCTTTCGGAAAAACCCGCGCCGGAGGTTGCCGATGAATTGCGTCTGGTCCGCCGGGCCACCGAGCAGGCAGCCGACTGGCAACCGCCGCGCAGGGCATTCAAATCGATCTTCGGCGCAAGCCTTGCCTGCAATCCAGGGCCTCACGTTACCGATATGGGCGTCACCGACGGCTCCACAGGCGAAACGTTTGGCAACGGGTGGATTCAACCGGATTGA
- a CDS encoding ABC transporter ATP-binding protein, translating to MASQENAVPDIEAPAAPLAELRAVTKAFSGSGLGLMRPKVVNRAVDNVDVTINRGEFVALVGESGSGKSTLGRIMLGLLDADDGAVRYRDRDIVNFTRAERTTFRRDVQAVFQDSGASLNPRRTILQSIQVPLLYNCGLPRNTARARAAELLDRVGLSPALFQDRLPHELSGGQRQRVGLARAMASDPTLIVADEPVSALDVSVRAKVLSLMRDLQREASVAYLFITHDLGVVRSLADRVLVMYRGAIVEEGPATTVIKRPLHPYTQALVAATPVADPRARERSEPSMIRETASSPDPSIGCRFRGRCPAAIDVCHTSAPEYRRIGDDVAVACHRV from the coding sequence ATGGCATCACAGGAAAATGCCGTGCCCGATATCGAAGCGCCAGCAGCACCGCTGGCTGAACTCCGCGCGGTCACCAAGGCATTCAGCGGCAGTGGGTTGGGACTGATGAGGCCCAAAGTGGTGAACCGCGCCGTCGACAATGTCGACGTGACGATCAATCGGGGTGAATTCGTAGCTCTGGTCGGCGAGAGCGGCAGCGGAAAATCCACGCTCGGACGCATCATGCTGGGCCTGCTCGACGCGGATGATGGAGCCGTGCGGTATCGCGATCGGGATATAGTGAACTTTACCCGTGCCGAACGGACGACGTTCCGGCGCGATGTCCAGGCGGTGTTTCAGGATTCCGGCGCTTCGCTCAATCCTCGCCGAACGATCCTGCAGAGCATCCAGGTGCCGCTTTTGTACAATTGCGGATTGCCGCGCAACACGGCACGCGCCCGTGCAGCCGAGCTACTCGACCGGGTCGGCTTGTCGCCGGCCCTTTTCCAGGATCGTCTTCCGCATGAATTGTCCGGTGGACAGCGTCAGCGGGTGGGCCTGGCGCGAGCCATGGCGTCCGACCCCACATTGATCGTCGCAGACGAGCCCGTTTCTGCGCTGGACGTCTCGGTACGCGCCAAGGTTCTTTCGCTGATGCGCGACCTCCAGCGCGAGGCTTCCGTCGCATATCTGTTCATCACGCATGATCTCGGCGTGGTGCGCAGCCTGGCAGATCGGGTGCTCGTCATGTACCGCGGCGCCATCGTCGAGGAAGGCCCGGCCACGACCGTTATCAAACGGCCGCTCCATCCCTACACGCAGGCGCTTGTCGCCGCGACGCCGGTTGCCGACCCCCGTGCGCGCGAACGATCGGAACCGTCGATGATCCGGGAGACTGCATCGTCGCCCGATCCGTCGATCGGTTGCCGGTTCCGGGGGCGCTGTCCAGCAGCGATCGATGTCTGCCACACCTCAGCACCTGAGTACCGACGCATCGGCGATGACGTTGCCGTGGCGTGCCACCGTGTTTGA
- a CDS encoding ABC transporter ATP-binding protein, translated as MTPDLLLDVRNLSVELGSRDAPLRVVDDISFTVGRGEIVGVVGESGCGKSMTAFSILDLFPSRTIRIASGKILFAGTDIRSMTTDRRRDLRGREIGMIFQDPSSFLDPLMRVGHQIGQTLRAHGQTQGVDARIRELLELTELPNPAVVARQYPHELSGGMRQRVLIAAALAMNPSLLIADEPTTALDVTVQAGILRLLIRLRDELGLSLLLITHDLGVIAESCDRVYVMYAGRMVESADVFSIFDAPRHPYTQGLMKSTLPFSDRSEPLFSIPGRVPNPRAWPSGCRFNPRCPIARAEPCTVREPALMVRENGSADACWLSDDVAAGDAWRNWELA; from the coding sequence ATGACGCCCGACCTGTTGCTTGATGTCCGAAACCTAAGCGTCGAACTCGGTTCGAGAGACGCGCCCCTGCGCGTCGTCGACGACATCTCCTTTACCGTCGGGCGAGGCGAGATCGTCGGCGTCGTCGGAGAATCCGGGTGCGGCAAATCCATGACCGCGTTCTCGATCCTCGACCTGTTTCCCTCGCGCACCATTCGCATCGCATCGGGGAAGATTCTCTTCGCAGGAACCGATATCCGGAGCATGACGACCGATCGCCGCCGTGATCTGCGCGGCCGTGAGATCGGCATGATTTTCCAGGATCCGTCGAGCTTTCTCGACCCGCTGATGCGTGTCGGGCACCAGATCGGCCAGACCCTGCGTGCTCACGGCCAGACGCAAGGCGTCGATGCGCGGATCAGGGAGCTTCTGGAACTGACCGAGCTGCCGAATCCGGCAGTGGTGGCGCGGCAATATCCGCACGAACTGTCCGGTGGGATGCGGCAGCGCGTTCTGATCGCGGCCGCCCTGGCCATGAACCCCTCGCTGCTGATCGCCGACGAACCGACAACCGCGCTGGATGTCACGGTTCAGGCGGGCATCCTGCGGCTCCTCATCAGACTGCGTGACGAACTGGGGCTCAGCCTTCTCTTGATCACCCACGATCTGGGCGTGATCGCGGAGAGCTGCGACAGGGTCTACGTCATGTATGCGGGACGCATGGTCGAGAGCGCCGATGTCTTTTCCATCTTCGACGCGCCGCGTCATCCCTATACGCAAGGGCTGATGAAAAGCACGCTGCCGTTTTCGGACAGGTCCGAGCCGCTGTTCTCCATCCCCGGCAGAGTGCCGAATCCCCGCGCCTGGCCATCTGGTTGCCGTTTCAACCCGCGCTGTCCTATCGCGCGTGCCGAGCCCTGCACCGTCCGGGAACCGGCTTTGATGGTGCGCGAGAACGGCAGCGCCGACGCCTGCTGGCTTTCTGACGATGTGGCTGCCGGAGATGCATGGCGGAACTGGGAGCTGGCATGA
- a CDS encoding ABC transporter permease produces MTAPAPDTPSALDREGLVVAVDPWRAFVRRFARSRRSLVAFWTIVLVVGVAILAPWISIYDPNVGGTDALLPPLSAGHWLGTDHLGRDIWAQLAYGARVSLTVGVLAALSALTIGVLVGALSGYFGGWTDAVLMRVSEFFQTLPRFVVALIIVALFGAGLFKLVLVIGFLSWPQTARVVRSSVLTLRESTFVDAARVAGMGSRAIIFREILPNVAATIIVMTGLAIASAILLEAGLSFFGIGDPNMPSWGTMLNQAQEYLRLAWWMSLFPGLAIAIVVLSFNMISDGLNDALNPKLRDGS; encoded by the coding sequence ATGACAGCCCCTGCCCCCGATACGCCGTCCGCCCTCGATCGCGAGGGTCTCGTCGTCGCGGTCGATCCGTGGCGTGCTTTCGTCAGACGTTTCGCCCGGTCCAGACGGTCGCTCGTCGCATTTTGGACCATCGTTCTGGTGGTCGGCGTCGCCATCCTTGCGCCATGGATCAGCATCTACGATCCCAATGTCGGCGGCACCGACGCTCTGCTGCCGCCGCTTTCAGCCGGACACTGGCTGGGCACCGATCATCTCGGGCGCGATATCTGGGCGCAGCTCGCCTATGGCGCGCGCGTGTCTTTGACGGTGGGCGTGCTCGCGGCGCTGAGCGCACTCACCATCGGCGTCCTCGTCGGCGCACTGAGCGGCTATTTCGGTGGCTGGACCGATGCGGTGCTGATGCGTGTCTCCGAATTTTTCCAGACCCTGCCGCGCTTCGTCGTCGCGCTGATCATCGTGGCGCTGTTCGGTGCCGGCCTGTTCAAGCTGGTACTGGTCATCGGCTTTCTGTCGTGGCCGCAGACAGCGCGCGTCGTGCGTTCGTCGGTGCTGACGTTGCGCGAGTCCACCTTCGTGGATGCGGCGCGCGTCGCCGGCATGGGCTCGCGAGCAATCATATTCCGTGAAATCCTGCCCAATGTCGCCGCCACGATCATCGTGATGACCGGCCTCGCGATCGCGTCCGCGATCCTGCTCGAGGCCGGCCTGAGCTTTTTCGGGATCGGCGATCCGAACATGCCATCCTGGGGAACCATGCTCAACCAGGCACAGGAATATCTGCGCCTTGCGTGGTGGATGTCACTTTTCCCCGGTCTCGCCATAGCTATCGTCGTCCTCTCCTTCAACATGATCAGTGACGGATTGAACGATGCCCTCAACCCGAAGCTGAGGGATGGATCATGA
- a CDS encoding ABC transporter permease, with product MKSASFAAFTIRRVFLAIPLLLLVVVFNFTLIQFAPGDPINVLIGDYPAPPEYIEEIRREFGLDRPFLERLVIYVGQVLQGNLGFSFTNRQPVLDLVLDRLGATLKLTLTALVLASVVGVVLGAIAARNHGNRTDGAIQGFVVAGDSIPEFWLGQFLILVFAVGLGWFPSQGAGSLRAPTEGLAGLLSQAHYLTLPAFALSFRYIALISRMTRTSLIEVISSDYILAARARGARERTVLYVHALRNAAAPVVTVIGYNLGFVLAGAALIETVFGWPGIGRLLYTSIAARDYPVMIGILLLISCTVIVANFVTDIVYRLIDPRIQYR from the coding sequence ATGAAGTCCGCTTCCTTTGCTGCTTTCACAATCAGGCGGGTCTTCCTCGCGATCCCGCTCCTGTTGCTGGTCGTGGTGTTCAACTTCACACTCATTCAATTCGCGCCCGGCGATCCGATCAATGTGCTGATCGGGGACTATCCCGCGCCGCCTGAATATATCGAGGAAATTCGCCGCGAATTCGGTCTCGACCGACCGTTCCTGGAGCGACTAGTCATCTATGTCGGTCAAGTGCTGCAGGGAAATCTCGGCTTTTCGTTCACCAACCGTCAGCCGGTTCTGGATCTGGTGCTCGACCGGCTCGGCGCCACCCTGAAGCTTACCCTTACGGCCCTGGTGCTTGCCAGCGTGGTGGGCGTCGTGCTCGGCGCCATCGCGGCGCGCAATCACGGCAACAGGACGGATGGCGCGATCCAGGGCTTCGTCGTCGCCGGCGATTCGATCCCCGAATTCTGGCTTGGGCAATTCCTCATCCTCGTCTTTGCGGTCGGGCTCGGCTGGTTTCCGTCGCAAGGCGCAGGTTCGCTCCGGGCGCCGACCGAGGGGCTCGCAGGCTTGTTGAGCCAGGCGCACTATCTGACCCTCCCGGCGTTTGCCCTGTCGTTCCGCTACATCGCCCTGATTTCCAGGATGACGCGCACGAGCCTGATCGAAGTCATAAGTTCCGACTACATTCTGGCGGCGCGGGCGCGTGGGGCGCGCGAACGGACAGTTCTGTACGTCCACGCACTGCGCAACGCAGCCGCGCCTGTCGTCACGGTGATCGGCTACAATCTGGGCTTCGTGCTGGCTGGCGCGGCACTCATCGAGACGGTCTTCGGATGGCCCGGAATCGGCCGCCTCCTCTACACGTCCATAGCGGCGCGCGACTATCCGGTGATGATCGGCATCCTGCTGCTGATCTCCTGCACCGTGATCGTGGCCAACTTCGTCACCGACATCGTCTACAGGTTGATAGATCCCAGGATCCAGTATCGATGA